One genomic region from Microcystis panniformis FACHB-1757 encodes:
- the rsmG gene encoding 16S rRNA (guanine(527)-N(7))-methyltransferase RsmG — protein sequence MILPELFDLWQETLEWQPDGAIQARFQQLYELILEGNQRFNLTRITQPEEFWEKHLWDSLSGLAWLQKSQPDLLTKSLSVIDLGTGAGFPGVPIAIAYPHWSVTLLDSTQKKINFLEEVIDKLELNNTKTRLGRAEIVGKNLKHNCAYDIVCLRAVGNVDICVNYALPFLKKTGIAILYRGQWSSEDSLSLEKNLEKAGGKILKIASFTTPLSQSIRHCLYICKG from the coding sequence ATGATCCTTCCTGAATTATTTGACCTTTGGCAAGAAACCCTAGAATGGCAACCCGATGGGGCCATACAAGCGCGATTTCAACAACTTTATGAGTTGATTTTAGAGGGTAATCAACGTTTTAATCTCACCCGAATTACCCAACCGGAGGAGTTTTGGGAAAAACATCTTTGGGACTCTTTATCGGGTTTAGCTTGGTTACAAAAATCCCAGCCGGATCTATTGACAAAATCCCTATCAGTCATTGATTTGGGGACGGGGGCCGGATTTCCGGGGGTGCCAATTGCGATCGCATATCCCCATTGGTCGGTGACTCTCTTGGATTCCACCCAAAAAAAGATTAATTTTCTGGAAGAAGTTATTGACAAATTAGAGTTAAATAACACGAAAACTCGTTTAGGTCGGGCGGAAATCGTCGGGAAAAACCTTAAACATAACTGTGCTTACGATATCGTCTGTTTGCGAGCGGTAGGTAATGTGGATATCTGTGTTAACTATGCTTTGCCTTTCCTGAAAAAGACCGGAATCGCTATTCTCTATCGTGGTCAGTGGTCGTCGGAGGATAGTTTAAGTTTAGAGAAGAATCTAGAGAAAGCCGGCGGTAAAATCCTCAAAATTGCCAGTTTTACCACTCCCTTGAGCCAAAGCATCCGTCATTGTCTATATATCTGCAAGGGATAA
- a CDS encoding RNA-guided endonuclease InsQ/TnpB family protein, translating to MFVLKYKVKPKPNQIEAINEAIRTTQFVRNKVLRYWMDNPGVGKTELFRYNTALRKEFKFVDDLNSHACQTAVERTLRAITRFYDNCQNKVKGKKGYPKFKKHSRSVEYKVSGWKLSKDKRHITFTDKKGIGTLKLIGSRDINYYQPDQIKRVRILNRADGYYVQFCIKLDPRDTVKPLTPSQKATGIDVGLKFFLVDSEGHQIDCPNYYRKAEKQLNRLNRKKSKKYRKGKKQSRNYHKARKRYARKHLRVSRQREEFVKSVALRLVKSNDLIAYENLNIKGMVKNRHLAKSITDAGWSVFRQWLEYFGDKYCKLTIAVSPHNTSQNCSNCGQKVQKSLSTRTHVCPHCGYTDCRDRNAALNILQKGLSSVGRTQTLNASGEIPSWLVGEILLANGDSMNEESPSF from the coding sequence ATGTTTGTACTAAAATACAAAGTTAAGCCAAAACCTAATCAAATAGAAGCCATTAATGAGGCAATACGGACAACCCAATTTGTTCGGAATAAAGTCCTGCGTTATTGGATGGATAATCCAGGTGTTGGCAAAACAGAGTTATTTCGGTACAACACAGCATTAAGGAAAGAGTTTAAATTTGTTGATGATTTAAACTCCCATGCTTGCCAGACTGCCGTAGAAAGAACCTTGCGGGCAATTACTCGGTTTTACGATAATTGCCAAAATAAAGTTAAAGGAAAGAAAGGCTACCCTAAGTTTAAAAAACATTCTCGTTCTGTTGAGTATAAAGTATCTGGATGGAAGCTATCAAAAGATAAACGCCATATTACCTTTACAGACAAAAAAGGTATTGGGACTCTTAAACTGATTGGCTCTAGAGATATTAATTATTATCAACCAGACCAGATTAAACGGGTAAGAATCCTTAATCGTGCCGATGGTTACTATGTGCAGTTCTGCATTAAATTAGACCCCAGAGACACGGTTAAACCTTTAACACCTTCCCAGAAAGCTACTGGGATTGATGTCGGCTTAAAGTTTTTCTTAGTAGATAGCGAAGGCCATCAAATTGATTGTCCGAACTACTATCGAAAAGCTGAAAAACAATTAAACCGATTAAACAGGAAAAAGTCAAAGAAATACCGTAAGGGTAAAAAACAATCTCGTAATTATCACAAAGCTAGAAAGCGATATGCTCGGAAACATTTAAGAGTAAGTAGGCAACGAGAAGAGTTTGTCAAGAGTGTGGCACTCCGTTTAGTTAAGTCTAACGACTTAATCGCCTATGAAAACTTAAATATCAAAGGCATGGTCAAAAATCGTCATTTAGCTAAGTCGATAACTGATGCAGGATGGTCTGTTTTTAGGCAATGGCTAGAGTATTTTGGGGACAAATACTGCAAGTTAACTATCGCTGTCTCACCCCATAATACGTCTCAAAATTGTTCTAATTGTGGACAAAAAGTCCAAAAGTCGCTATCTACTCGAACCCATGTTTGTCCTCATTGTGGATATACAGATTGTCGAGATAGAAACGCCGCTTTAAACATCTTGCAAAAGGGATTAAGTAGCGTGGGGCGCACGCAAACTTTAAACGCTTCGGGAGAGATTCCCTCTTGGTTGGTTGGAGAAATCCTGCTTGCTAACGGAGACTCAATGAACGAAGAATCCCCGTCTTTTTAG
- the cax gene encoding calcium/proton exchanger, with protein MLSKNTIFAILLIFVPISIAGSLLHWGGTVVFITACLAIIPLAAYMGEATEAIAVVVGPNIGGLMNATFGNATELILAYVALREGFIDVVKATITGSIIGNLLLVMGLSMFLGGLRFKEQEFQPITARLNASAMNLAVVALLLPTAVEFTSTGVGEAVLQRLSVAVAAVLIFVYGLSLLFSMKTHTYLYDVGVAGIEEESTGESTARPKIWFWSLILLIVTIAVAVESELLVASLEEATEQLGLTALFTGVILLPIIGNAAEHATAVTVALKNKMDLSVSVAVGSSMQIALFVAPVLVIMGYIIGQPMDLNFNPFELVAVAVAVWLANSISSDGRSNWLEGMLLLATYTILALAFFFHPLTA; from the coding sequence ATGTTAAGCAAAAATACCATTTTCGCCATCTTATTGATTTTTGTGCCTATATCGATCGCCGGTTCCCTGTTACACTGGGGCGGAACAGTTGTTTTTATCACCGCTTGTCTAGCCATTATCCCCCTAGCGGCCTACATGGGGGAAGCCACCGAAGCGATTGCGGTGGTGGTTGGGCCAAATATTGGCGGTTTGATGAATGCCACCTTTGGCAATGCCACAGAATTAATTCTCGCCTATGTCGCTTTGCGGGAAGGTTTTATCGATGTGGTAAAAGCGACGATTACTGGCTCAATTATCGGTAATTTACTCTTAGTTATGGGATTATCGATGTTTTTAGGCGGTTTACGCTTCAAAGAACAGGAATTTCAACCAATAACTGCTCGTTTAAATGCTTCAGCCATGAATTTGGCGGTGGTGGCGCTCCTTTTACCCACTGCCGTGGAATTTACCTCCACGGGAGTCGGGGAAGCAGTCCTGCAACGTCTATCCGTGGCCGTGGCAGCGGTGTTAATTTTCGTCTATGGTTTAAGTCTCTTATTTTCCATGAAAACCCACACCTATCTCTACGATGTCGGGGTTGCTGGTATCGAGGAGGAAAGCACCGGAGAAAGCACCGCAAGGCCGAAAATCTGGTTTTGGTCTTTGATTTTATTGATCGTTACTATCGCCGTGGCCGTAGAATCGGAGTTATTGGTGGCATCCCTAGAGGAGGCTACGGAACAGCTAGGTTTAACGGCACTGTTTACCGGGGTGATTCTTTTGCCTATTATCGGTAATGCGGCCGAACACGCTACGGCTGTCACCGTCGCCCTTAAGAATAAAATGGATCTGTCGGTATCTGTGGCCGTCGGTTCCAGTATGCAGATCGCCCTGTTTGTGGCTCCGGTTTTGGTTATCATGGGTTATATTATCGGTCAGCCCATGGATCTAAATTTTAATCCCTTTGAGTTGGTGGCAGTGGCTGTAGCGGTGTGGTTGGCTAATTCGATTAGTAGTGATGGGCGATCGAATTGGTTGGAAGGAATGTTACTCTTAGCTACATATACTATCCTGGCCTTGGCTTTCTTTTTTCATCCTCTCACCGCTTAG
- a CDS encoding Sll0314/Alr1548 family TPR repeat-containing protein, translating to MVLRLGLTKKMAIGASLAVMVVVNWIGPGLAGDPFRKTNPRPIGDKTEAAFNAIFKQGNYLEAKKLIVEATEKEPQEPLSHAMRASLAFTDQDWNTLKTYSEKTKEAAKQMQDSDPLRGNLYLAVGSFLEGTYVFQTEGAVSAIPRLQQVFQYLETAEKVSPTDPELNLLKGYMDLILAVNLPFSSPQEAIQRLETYGSPDYLVDRGIALAYRDLKQYDQALRFIDNALKATPDNPELMYLKGQILRIQGNTDKNTGSLKLALDYFNNALKKQEQLPESVKKQLNREHRKVQEEIKSLENTANR from the coding sequence ATGGTGCTGAGGTTAGGTTTAACGAAAAAAATGGCGATCGGTGCTTCGCTGGCTGTTATGGTAGTGGTTAACTGGATTGGTCCCGGGTTGGCCGGAGATCCTTTCCGCAAAACCAATCCCCGACCGATTGGTGATAAGACCGAGGCCGCTTTTAACGCTATTTTTAAACAAGGTAATTATCTAGAGGCAAAAAAATTAATTGTTGAGGCCACAGAAAAGGAACCCCAAGAACCTTTGTCCCATGCTATGCGTGCCTCTCTTGCTTTTACCGACCAGGATTGGAACACCCTCAAAACCTACTCCGAGAAAACTAAGGAAGCGGCCAAACAAATGCAGGACAGCGACCCTTTAAGGGGAAATTTGTATCTCGCGGTGGGGAGTTTTTTGGAGGGAACCTACGTTTTTCAAACCGAAGGAGCAGTATCGGCTATCCCCAGATTACAACAGGTGTTTCAGTATTTGGAAACCGCAGAAAAGGTTAGTCCTACGGATCCGGAATTGAACCTGTTAAAGGGTTATATGGATTTGATTTTAGCGGTTAATCTGCCCTTTTCTAGTCCCCAAGAGGCAATTCAACGGCTAGAAACATACGGGAGTCCTGATTACTTGGTTGATCGAGGTATAGCTCTAGCTTACCGGGATTTAAAGCAGTATGATCAGGCTTTGCGGTTTATCGATAACGCTCTGAAAGCGACCCCCGATAATCCAGAATTAATGTATCTGAAGGGTCAAATCCTGAGAATTCAAGGCAATACGGATAAAAATACCGGCTCTTTGAAACTGGCACTAGATTACTTTAATAATGCCCTGAAAAAACAGGAACAACTCCCCGAATCAGTTAAAAAACAGTTAAATCGCGAACACCGTAAGGTACAGGAGGAGATTAAATCCCTAGAAAACACCGCTAATCGTTAA
- a CDS encoding site-2 protease family protein: protein MEMWLLLGILGGFTYFIVKRSVAKITTTPVWLIWLVLMTPALIWTGWTLIYGEDTPIPAFLLFGPFVICPFLYWWLVQRGRVTPQEGPPSPPKTANLVLENIDNPAPKNDLKPITAEEEKSLRDCFPWGVYYLQNIDYRPQAILCRGKLRAVPEEAYQVIKNNVEKVFGDRFLLLFQESFQGQPFFALVANPWQQKTETIETEKITRPFLALGLLLLTLLTTTVIGAGLSGITTQQLENNSSLLLQGLPYSLGLIAILGLHEFSHYLTAVKYKIKTTLPYFIPIPFFLGTFGAFIQMRSPVPTRKALFDVAVAGPLGGIIIAIPLLFWGLSLSEIVPLTNQSSLLNFQALNPQFSFLLSILAKLALGSNLIAGKAIHLHPLAVAGYVGIIVTALNLMPVGQLDGGHIVHAMYGQKTAVIIGQLTRLFLFILALVQPDFLLWAIILLLMPVSDQPALNDVTELDNKRDLLGLFSLALLLSILLPLPEAVARWWGM, encoded by the coding sequence ATGGAAATGTGGTTGTTATTAGGGATTCTTGGCGGTTTCACTTATTTTATCGTCAAGCGTAGCGTGGCCAAAATCACGACAACACCAGTTTGGTTAATTTGGTTAGTCCTGATGACTCCGGCTCTAATTTGGACCGGCTGGACGTTAATCTATGGAGAGGATACTCCCATACCGGCATTTTTGCTGTTCGGTCCTTTTGTGATCTGCCCTTTTTTGTACTGGTGGTTAGTACAAAGGGGGCGGGTTACTCCCCAAGAAGGCCCCCCATCACCACCAAAAACAGCGAATTTAGTCCTAGAAAATATTGATAATCCTGCACCTAAAAATGATTTAAAACCGATCACTGCCGAAGAGGAAAAATCCCTAAGAGATTGTTTTCCTTGGGGTGTTTATTATCTGCAAAATATCGATTATCGTCCCCAGGCAATTCTCTGTCGGGGCAAATTGCGAGCGGTTCCCGAAGAAGCTTATCAAGTGATTAAAAACAATGTGGAGAAGGTTTTTGGGGATCGCTTTTTATTGCTTTTCCAAGAAAGTTTTCAGGGACAACCTTTTTTCGCTCTTGTGGCTAATCCCTGGCAGCAAAAAACAGAAACTATAGAAACTGAAAAAATTACTCGCCCCTTTCTTGCCCTGGGTTTATTGTTATTAACTCTCTTAACTACCACGGTCATCGGTGCGGGATTAAGTGGCATTACCACCCAACAATTAGAAAATAATTCTAGTTTATTATTGCAAGGTTTACCCTACAGTTTAGGCTTAATTGCTATTTTAGGACTGCACGAATTCAGCCATTATTTGACAGCAGTTAAATATAAAATTAAAACTACTTTGCCCTATTTTATCCCCATTCCTTTCTTCCTAGGCACCTTCGGGGCTTTTATTCAAATGCGATCCCCTGTACCCACCCGCAAAGCTTTATTTGATGTGGCGGTGGCCGGTCCTTTGGGGGGTATAATTATCGCTATTCCTCTACTGTTTTGGGGATTGTCCCTCTCGGAAATAGTTCCCCTAACTAATCAAAGCAGTTTATTAAATTTTCAGGCCTTAAATCCGCAGTTTTCTTTTCTCTTGTCTATCCTAGCTAAACTAGCCCTCGGCAGTAATTTAATCGCCGGAAAAGCGATCCATTTACATCCTTTAGCGGTGGCAGGTTATGTGGGAATTATCGTTACAGCCCTAAATTTAATGCCCGTGGGTCAATTGGATGGTGGTCATATTGTTCACGCCATGTATGGGCAGAAAACCGCCGTAATTATCGGTCAATTAACTCGATTATTCCTGTTTATTTTAGCCCTAGTGCAACCAGATTTTTTACTCTGGGCGATTATTCTATTATTAATGCCAGTCAGCGATCAACCTGCTTTAAATGATGTCACCGAATTGGATAATAAACGAGATTTATTAGGTTTATTTTCCCTAGCTTTGTTATTAAGTATTTTGCTACCCCTTCCCGAAGCGGTGGCCCGTTGGTGGGGAATGTAA
- a CDS encoding RRXRR domain-containing protein: MARVPVISKDGKPLMPTKPSRARRWIKEGKAIGKFNDLGIFYVQLIDEPSDSKTQPIAIGIDPGKLFSGIGVQSSLFTLWKAHLELPFKRVRERMDNRRLMRKGRRGRRINRQLPFNLRAHRQKRFSNRKQGKLAPSIRANRQLELRVVSELTKIYPITDIYFEYVKADIDLTSGRKGAKSGKGFSSVMVGQKWAIEQLSQLATVHTRFGWQTSNLRKYLRLEKSKNKAEQSPESHANDGIALACFQFLDYLPFHNSNGHGYDWKGSVKVTNAPFAVIKRPPISRRQLHLMVFSKGGKRRKYGGSTTRHGFRKGDLVSSPKGIGYVSGDTEKQLSVSDTSWKRLGQIAVSKIQLIRRSNGLIVSR; this comes from the coding sequence ATGGCAAGAGTTCCTGTTATTTCAAAAGACGGAAAACCGTTAATGCCCACCAAACCCAGTCGGGCTAGACGGTGGATTAAAGAAGGAAAAGCTATCGGCAAATTCAACGACTTAGGTATTTTCTATGTCCAGCTAATCGATGAACCTTCCGATAGTAAAACCCAACCGATTGCTATTGGTATTGACCCAGGTAAATTATTCTCTGGAATTGGCGTTCAATCCTCTCTTTTTACTCTTTGGAAGGCTCACTTAGAACTTCCTTTTAAACGAGTAAGAGAGCGCATGGACAATAGACGGTTAATGCGAAAAGGACGTAGAGGAAGACGGATTAACCGTCAACTTCCTTTTAATCTAAGAGCGCATCGACAAAAACGATTTTCAAATAGAAAACAAGGAAAATTAGCCCCCTCAATCAGAGCTAATCGTCAACTTGAACTTCGAGTCGTTTCCGAACTAACCAAAATCTATCCAATTACTGACATTTACTTTGAGTATGTCAAAGCCGATATTGATTTAACTTCCGGTAGAAAAGGGGCTAAGTCTGGAAAAGGTTTCTCGTCGGTTATGGTTGGACAAAAATGGGCTATTGAGCAACTATCTCAATTGGCAACAGTCCATACTCGCTTTGGTTGGCAAACCTCTAATCTCAGAAAGTATTTGCGACTAGAAAAGTCCAAAAATAAAGCAGAACAATCACCAGAAAGTCATGCTAACGATGGAATTGCTCTTGCCTGTTTTCAATTTTTAGATTATTTGCCATTCCACAATTCTAATGGACATGGATATGATTGGAAGGGTTCTGTTAAAGTAACAAACGCTCCCTTTGCTGTCATCAAACGTCCTCCTATTAGTCGTCGTCAACTTCACCTGATGGTTTTTTCTAAAGGTGGTAAACGACGTAAATATGGTGGCTCTACCACAAGACATGGGTTCCGTAAAGGAGATTTAGTTTCTTCTCCCAAAGGAATTGGTTATGTTAGTGGAGATACCGAAAAACAGCTATCTGTAAGCGATACCAGTTGGAAACGATTGGGACAGATAGCTGTTAGTAAGATTCAGTTAATTCGTCGTTCTAACGGTTTAATTGTTTCTCGCTAA
- a CDS encoding fatty acid desaturase gives MTATTDKLHGELITSIEPDFKLKDIIQSIPKEYFQKDPVKAWFGVITNILAVIAGYAMLVYSPWYLLPLAWIFTGTALTGFFVIAHDCGHRSFSNRPWVNDLVGHIFLLPLIYPFHCWRFLHDRHHAKTNMVTIDNAWDPWELEAFNSANPLVRLFYRGIRGRFWWLGSIAHWAILHFNIEQFKENEREKARFSMIVVLVFAAIFFPTLIFYTGVWGLVKFWVVPWFVYHFWMSTFTLVHHTDPDIQFSYPEDWNQALAQLEGTVHCSYPRWVEILCHDINVHIPHHISTAIPSYNLRKVHASLQENWGSHLKETKFSWALMQRIVDYCHIFDSETAYKTFKESRG, from the coding sequence ATGACGGCAACGACGGATAAATTGCATGGGGAGTTGATCACCTCGATCGAGCCAGACTTTAAACTGAAAGATATTATTCAAAGCATTCCCAAAGAATATTTCCAGAAAGACCCAGTTAAAGCTTGGTTTGGTGTGATTACGAATATTTTGGCGGTCATTGCGGGTTATGCAATGCTAGTTTATTCTCCCTGGTATTTACTGCCTTTAGCTTGGATTTTTACGGGTACAGCTTTAACGGGATTCTTTGTGATCGCGCATGATTGCGGTCATCGGTCTTTTTCTAATCGACCCTGGGTTAATGATCTTGTCGGTCATATTTTCCTCTTACCGCTTATCTATCCCTTCCACTGCTGGCGTTTCCTCCATGATCGCCATCATGCTAAAACTAACATGGTAACGATAGATAATGCTTGGGATCCGTGGGAATTAGAAGCTTTTAACTCGGCCAACCCCTTAGTGCGTCTCTTTTATCGCGGCATTCGCGGCCGTTTCTGGTGGCTCGGTTCGATCGCCCACTGGGCGATTCTACACTTCAACATCGAACAATTCAAGGAGAACGAACGGGAAAAAGCGCGCTTTTCGATGATTGTCGTCCTAGTTTTTGCCGCTATTTTTTTCCCAACCCTAATTTTCTACACTGGTGTTTGGGGATTGGTTAAATTTTGGGTGGTACCTTGGTTTGTCTATCATTTTTGGATGAGTACCTTTACCCTTGTCCATCACACAGACCCCGATATTCAATTTTCCTATCCCGAAGACTGGAATCAAGCTTTAGCGCAACTAGAAGGGACAGTTCACTGTAGCTATCCCCGTTGGGTAGAAATTCTCTGTCACGATATTAATGTCCATATCCCCCATCATATCTCGACGGCGATTCCTTCCTATAACCTCCGCAAAGTTCACGCTAGTCTCCAAGAAAATTGGGGGAGTCACCTGAAAGAAACCAAGTTTTCTTGGGCATTAATGCAGCGAATCGTTGATTATTGCCATATTTTCGACTCCGAAACCGCCTACAAAACCTTTAAGGAAAGCCGCGGTTAA
- a CDS encoding ABC transporter ATP-binding protein, which translates to MLYLKDVVYHPPAALNPILQGINLELAPQELGLIVGPSGSGKTTLLEILAGFADKTAGTIHWRDQELTVLHLQQLGGIVFQFPERHFCGKTILEELRLGHPEIKSDRLTAALKEVGLENIPLDTSPHNLSGGQQRRLSLAVQLIRQPNLLLLDEPTAGLDWSMRRQLAKLLASLKQHWTLLVVSHDAGELLPIADRHWKIEQGHLREVKSEKTDS; encoded by the coding sequence ATGCTTTATCTCAAAGATGTGGTTTATCATCCCCCCGCTGCCCTCAATCCCATTTTACAGGGGATTAATCTCGAATTAGCACCCCAAGAATTAGGTCTGATTGTTGGCCCCAGTGGTTCTGGAAAAACGACTCTTTTGGAAATTCTAGCAGGCTTTGCCGATAAAACAGCAGGGACGATTCACTGGCGCGACCAAGAATTAACGGTACTGCACCTGCAACAATTAGGAGGAATCGTTTTTCAGTTTCCTGAACGTCATTTTTGCGGTAAAACCATCCTTGAGGAGTTGCGTCTCGGTCATCCAGAGATTAAAAGCGATCGCCTAACGGCGGCCTTAAAGGAGGTAGGATTAGAAAATATTCCTCTGGATACTTCTCCCCACAATCTTAGTGGAGGTCAACAGCGTCGTTTATCTCTCGCTGTCCAGTTAATCCGGCAGCCTAATCTGTTACTTCTCGATGAACCTACGGCCGGTTTAGATTGGTCTATGCGTCGTCAATTGGCTAAACTTCTCGCTAGTCTCAAACAACACTGGACTTTATTAGTAGTTAGTCACGATGCTGGGGAATTATTGCCTATTGCTGACCGTCACTGGAAAATTGAACAAGGACATTTGAGGGAAGTAAAAAGTGAAAAAACAGATAGTTGA
- a CDS encoding YdcF family protein, with translation MVLKANSRRKKRVSLKAKLGKSRLKLLAIPLILASLGWLYHDLRQQWLKPEAIFVLGGHAARERFAAKLAKEYPDLPIWVSSGSPRRYVKKIFKKAGIPLERLHLDYNARDTVTNFTSLADQLKAQGIDSVYLVTSDNHMRRARLVGEIVFGSRGIMIKPVTVPSQSSPEPLEKSLRDGFRAILWVISGSTGEFWLESASSSHLRSK, from the coding sequence ATGGTTCTCAAGGCTAATTCTCGCAGAAAAAAGCGAGTTTCTCTGAAAGCGAAGTTAGGCAAATCTAGGTTAAAATTGCTGGCTATTCCGCTAATTTTGGCGAGTTTAGGCTGGTTATACCACGATTTACGTCAGCAGTGGCTAAAACCGGAAGCGATTTTTGTTTTGGGAGGTCATGCCGCTCGAGAACGTTTTGCGGCAAAATTAGCTAAGGAATATCCCGATCTACCGATTTGGGTATCTTCCGGTAGTCCGCGACGATATGTGAAAAAGATTTTTAAAAAAGCGGGAATTCCCCTAGAACGTCTCCATCTCGATTACAATGCGCGAGATACTGTCACTAACTTTACTAGCCTAGCCGATCAACTGAAAGCCCAAGGTATTGATAGTGTCTATCTAGTCACTTCCGATAATCACATGAGAAGGGCGCGATTAGTGGGAGAAATTGTTTTTGGTAGTCGCGGAATTATGATTAAACCGGTGACTGTTCCCTCCCAATCATCCCCCGAACCCCTAGAAAAGTCCCTCAGAGACGGTTTTAGGGCAATATTATGGGTAATAAGCGGTTCCACTGGGGAATTTTGGCTAGAATCCGCTTCTAGTTCCCATCTCCGATCAAAATAA
- the ffh gene encoding signal recognition particle protein, which yields MFDALADRLEDAWKKLRGQDKISSANIQETLKEVRRALLEADVNLQVVKGFIAEVEKQALGAEVISGVNPGQQFIKIVYDELVKIMGESNVPLAQADKPPTVILMAGLQGTGKTTATAKLALYLRKQSKSCLMVATDVYRPAAIDQLITLGKQINVPVFEMGSQANPVDIARQGVEKAKELGVDTVIIDTAGRLQIDTQMMGQLAQIKKIVNPDDTLLVVDAMTGQEAASLTNTFHQQIGITGAILTKLDGDTRGGAALSVRQISGQPIKFVGVGEKVEALEPFYPDRLASRILNMGDVLTLVEKAQEQLDLEDAAKMQAKILEAKFDFNDFLKQMRLLKNMGSLGGVLKLIPGLGKLSGTDIEKGEKELKRTEAMINSMTTEERANPDLLAKSPNRRRRIAKGSGHPETEVSKLIANFTRMRTMMQQMGRGQMPAMPGMPGMGGGMFGGGNQPGFRGQGGSPKKPKKIKKKKGFGDL from the coding sequence ATGTTCGACGCACTGGCCGACCGCTTAGAAGACGCATGGAAAAAATTACGAGGTCAAGATAAAATCTCCTCGGCCAATATACAAGAAACCCTCAAAGAAGTCCGGCGGGCTTTATTAGAAGCAGATGTTAACCTACAGGTGGTCAAGGGATTTATTGCTGAGGTCGAGAAACAAGCCCTCGGCGCTGAAGTTATTTCTGGAGTCAATCCCGGTCAGCAATTTATCAAAATTGTCTATGATGAATTAGTTAAAATTATGGGGGAAAGTAACGTTCCCCTAGCCCAGGCCGATAAACCCCCCACCGTAATTTTAATGGCCGGGTTGCAAGGGACAGGAAAAACCACCGCCACCGCCAAATTAGCCCTATATCTCCGCAAACAGTCCAAAAGCTGTCTGATGGTGGCCACCGATGTTTACCGTCCGGCGGCCATTGACCAATTAATCACCCTCGGTAAACAGATAAATGTTCCCGTCTTCGAGATGGGTTCTCAGGCTAATCCCGTCGATATCGCCCGTCAAGGTGTGGAAAAAGCCAAAGAATTAGGCGTAGATACCGTTATCATCGACACCGCCGGTCGTTTGCAGATAGATACCCAGATGATGGGCCAACTAGCACAAATCAAGAAAATTGTCAACCCCGACGACACTTTATTAGTGGTGGATGCGATGACCGGTCAGGAAGCGGCCAGTCTTACCAACACTTTTCACCAACAAATCGGCATCACGGGGGCAATTCTCACCAAACTCGATGGCGATACTCGCGGCGGGGCAGCCCTATCAGTGCGGCAAATATCGGGACAACCGATTAAATTTGTTGGGGTTGGGGAAAAAGTAGAAGCTTTAGAGCCATTTTATCCCGATCGCCTCGCCAGTCGCATCCTCAATATGGGTGATGTCCTGACGCTAGTGGAAAAAGCTCAGGAACAGTTAGACCTAGAAGACGCGGCCAAAATGCAGGCCAAGATTTTAGAGGCTAAGTTTGATTTTAATGACTTCCTCAAACAGATGCGGCTGTTAAAAAATATGGGTTCCCTGGGGGGAGTCCTCAAGTTAATCCCCGGTCTGGGCAAACTGAGCGGGACAGACATCGAAAAGGGCGAAAAAGAGTTAAAACGCACGGAAGCGATGATTAATTCCATGACCACGGAGGAACGCGCTAACCCCGATTTATTGGCTAAGTCTCCTAATCGTCGTCGTCGCATTGCCAAAGGTTCGGGACATCCGGAAACAGAAGTTAGCAAACTAATTGCTAATTTCACCAGAATGCGAACGATGATGCAACAGATGGGACGGGGACAAATGCCCGCTATGCCGGGGATGCCTGGGATGGGTGGCGGAATGTTTGGGGGGGGCAATCAACCGGGGTTCCGCGGTCAAGGTGGCAGCCCGAAAAAACCGAAGAAAATCAAGAAAAAGAAAGGTTTTGGCGATTTATAG